The following are encoded together in the Pan troglodytes isolate AG18354 chromosome 6, NHGRI_mPanTro3-v2.0_pri, whole genome shotgun sequence genome:
- the LOC104005089 gene encoding uncharacterized protein LOC104005089 has product MGKASRDHYSELSGMSLGNAKLTFSSVYKMTHNMLKEWSGDSLEGCEKLSNLEVISELFPIETLGCSFSSYQALFFSTQEKKRMQVPTDTASPLKLRQWP; this is encoded by the exons ATGGGAAAGGCGAGCAGAGATCATTACTCTGAACT GTCTGGGATGTCCCTGGGCAATGCTAAGCTAACATTCAGCAGTGTCTACAAGATGACACACAACATGTTGAAAG aatggaGCGGTGATTCCCTGGAAGGATGTGAAAAGCTTTCCAATCTCGAGGTGATATCAGAGCTCTTTCCCATTGAAACACTTGGATGCTCTTTCTCCAGCTATCAGGCTCTCTTTTTTTCCACTCAAG AAAAGAAGAGAATGCAGGTTCCCACAGATACTGCAAGCCCCCTCAAGCTTAGGCAGTGGCCCTAA